One window of Candidatus Nitrospira kreftii genomic DNA carries:
- a CDS encoding ATPase, translated as MTAKMKTPAGLGVRHDRTVQEYQHDTYKLRGKLKEPTVCTECGATFHKGRWTWGTKPADADEIICPACMRIRDKYPKGFVTLKGSFKDEQHEQVLGLVKNTEKIEKTEHPLSRIMSIETKPEGLVIATTDSHLPRRIGEGLKHAYHGELELHYDQDEDFVRITWT; from the coding sequence ATGACCGCAAAAATGAAGACACCAGCAGGCTTGGGGGTTCGACACGATCGGACCGTCCAGGAGTATCAGCACGACACCTATAAACTGCGCGGGAAGCTCAAAGAGCCGACCGTCTGCACTGAATGCGGGGCAACGTTTCACAAGGGACGGTGGACCTGGGGCACGAAGCCAGCCGACGCCGACGAGATCATCTGCCCCGCCTGCATGCGGATCCGCGACAAATACCCTAAGGGATTCGTCACACTCAAAGGGAGTTTCAAAGACGAGCAACATGAACAGGTGCTCGGTCTGGTGAAGAATACGGAAAAAATAGAAAAGACGGAACATCCTCTCTCTCGAATTATGTCGATCGAGACCAAGCCCGAGGGTCTTGTCATTGCCACGACCGATAGCCATTTACCGAGACGTATCGGCGAAGGTTTGAAGCATGCCTATCACGGCGAACTGGAGCTGCATTACGACCAAGATGAAGATTTCGTGCGCATCACCTGGACATGA
- a CDS encoding hypothetical protein (conserved protein of unknown function), translating to MTFKNREEAGRRLVERLIQYRDDSTALIVALPRGGVAVGYQLSLGLHLPLDLFITRKLGAPDNPEYALGAVGETGTVYLNPEAMRAYGLSRSDVEGVVQVQQREIARRQDLYRQGRQLPRLTDHTVILVDDGIATGSTFFAAVQSIKHLKPRRLIGAIPVGPVETIREACLQVDELIVLATPDPFWAVGNHYIDFGQVSDHDVVAYLNLAEESLLGWKERSRSSTAPPR from the coding sequence GTGACGTTCAAGAATCGTGAAGAGGCTGGCCGGCGGCTCGTTGAGCGACTGATTCAGTACCGTGATGACTCAACAGCCCTCATTGTGGCACTCCCCCGCGGTGGGGTCGCCGTCGGCTATCAGCTGAGCTTGGGCCTGCATCTTCCACTCGACCTCTTCATTACCCGAAAGCTGGGAGCGCCGGATAATCCTGAATACGCCTTGGGGGCAGTGGGTGAGACAGGGACAGTGTATCTGAACCCTGAGGCTATGAGGGCGTACGGTCTTTCTCGCTCGGACGTCGAAGGGGTGGTTCAGGTACAACAGCGAGAGATTGCGCGACGGCAGGACCTGTACCGCCAAGGTCGACAGCTCCCCAGGCTTACCGATCACACCGTCATTCTCGTGGATGATGGGATCGCCACCGGCTCCACGTTCTTCGCAGCCGTCCAGTCCATCAAACACCTCAAACCGCGCCGCCTGATCGGAGCTATTCCAGTTGGCCCAGTAGAGACCATTCGAGAGGCTTGCCTGCAGGTGGACGAACTGATCGTCCTTGCCACACCGGACCCCTTCTGGGCCGTGGGAAATCACTATATAGACTTTGGCCAGGTCAGTGATCACGATGTGGTGGCGTATTTGAACCTGGCGGAAGAGTCGCTGTTGGGCTGGAAGGAACGGTCACGCTCTTCAACAGCCCCGCCACGATAA
- a CDS encoding hypothetical protein (conserved protein of unknown function) — translation MFRHPCYLGIPWEMHWDQKERRKHHHVLLTLFLILVAMF, via the coding sequence ATGTTTCGCCACCCTTGCTATCTCGGCATTCCCTGGGAGATGCACTGGGATCAGAAAGAGCGCAGGAAGCACCACCATGTCCTACTCACGCTCTTCCTGATTCTGGTAGCCATGTTCTAA
- a CDS encoding Heat shock protein, Hsp20 family: MSALTRWEPTTRWNPFKELEEMEKRLSTLFGRTSVPSGGDKKEAIAVAEWSPLVDISEDDKEYVIKAEIPEMKKEDIKLNVHDDVLMITGERKYEKEEKDKKYHRVERAYGSFMRSFTLPEDADGSKVNAEYKDGVLKVHLPKAEKAKPKAIEVKIA, from the coding sequence ATGAGCGCATTAACACGATGGGAACCGACGACGCGGTGGAATCCATTCAAGGAGCTCGAAGAGATGGAGAAACGATTATCAACTCTCTTCGGTCGTACATCGGTTCCTTCCGGGGGAGATAAGAAGGAGGCCATCGCCGTTGCTGAATGGTCGCCGCTGGTGGATATCTCGGAGGATGATAAGGAGTACGTCATCAAAGCCGAGATTCCAGAGATGAAGAAAGAAGACATCAAGTTGAATGTGCATGACGATGTCCTCATGATCACTGGTGAGCGTAAATATGAAAAGGAAGAGAAAGATAAAAAGTACCATCGAGTGGAACGCGCCTATGGCAGCTTTATGCGAAGCTTTACCCTTCCCGAAGATGCCGATGGTTCCAAGGTCAACGCCGAGTACAAAGACGGCGTACTGAAAGTCCATCTGCCAAAGGCGGAGAAGGCCAAGCCCAAAGCGATCGAAGTAAAAATTGCCTGA
- a CDS encoding hypothetical protein (conserved protein of unknown function), whose product MTKVMDAKASIHAARCHRCGGLMVPEQVFEIRSIDWHCVSCGERIDPVILAHRQVHRPEELVREETEKLSVDHGKRRLN is encoded by the coding sequence ATGACCAAGGTTATGGATGCGAAGGCGAGCATTCACGCGGCTCGCTGCCACCGCTGTGGTGGGCTCATGGTTCCGGAGCAGGTGTTCGAGATCAGATCGATCGATTGGCACTGTGTGAGCTGTGGCGAGCGGATCGATCCTGTCATTCTCGCTCATCGTCAGGTCCATCGTCCGGAGGAACTTGTGCGCGAGGAGACCGAGAAACTCTCCGTCGATCATGGCAAGCGCCGACTGAACTAA
- a CDS encoding Glyoxalase has translation MQRQPGDLSMVTLIAFTVYPVSNMERARAFYEHVLGLHTSYNYRDVWVEYDVAGSTFAITTTDMGHTPGAKGAVVAFEVSDLEAFVHKMRERAVPFVTEPFDTSICRMAVIEDQDGNHITIHKRHA, from the coding sequence ATGCAGCGCCAACCAGGGGACCTTTCAATGGTTACTTTGATCGCGTTCACCGTGTACCCTGTCTCAAATATGGAACGGGCGCGAGCATTCTACGAACATGTGCTCGGGTTGCACACAAGTTACAACTATCGCGATGTCTGGGTTGAATACGATGTCGCTGGCTCGACCTTTGCCATCACGACGACCGATATGGGTCATACCCCCGGGGCAAAGGGAGCGGTAGTGGCGTTCGAGGTGTCGGACCTCGAGGCCTTTGTCCATAAAATGAGGGAGCGGGCTGTGCCGTTCGTCACGGAACCATTCGACACGTCCATCTGTCGGATGGCGGTCATCGAAGACCAGGACGGGAATCACATCACGATCCACAAGCGTCATGCCTGA
- a CDS encoding hypothetical protein (conserved protein of unknown function), whose translation MGKKIFLQGGVALNRAVGYAFAHSVGRQVVIPPNPELLGALGVGLLALKRSEAMLSHTVDLLTLGAPEMERVGRFTCGACKMYCSIDRFEVAGRRFPFGGRCSLYENVWKRKARTTAAQDLVEKRAEVLFQVTPAPPSATPQHERIERTSWGVGPAYESAKAFVRESLGRSTAPPIASGTRIGIPRALTTHSLFPLYSTFFSRIGMDVVLSDVDPRGDLSSHSGFCFPAQIAHGAVLDLVKKGVGLIFIPHVVRMPHPNQCKDSYLCPITQAGPYFLAKAFPDRRLLSPVLEFIDGYETCSALVDMAVEELGVQREVAANAWEAAVQAQTEAERTLRELGKRALDAAIAAGKPAILLAGHSYNAFTPEASQSVGKKLSSMGVTVIPADCLMPGGEGPTSWHFANQILNAVGIAKHHPNLFLLSVSNFSCTIDAFTHSMLASELGSKPYLVLEIDAHTADAGVQTRLEAFLDIIHNYRDVQTAAARPFAPCRLVLGGRIIRSNGESVPLTDPQVKVYFPNFSPYHTRAFAMGTGWLGLHPGQVIPLDRAQLDKGLQHTSGRECLPLPICIGQLLQIHEQRQPGEIAGFYMLQGGAPCVSDAYMGYFERFLAEQRLTDLFLFNPQPENDFLGFDKHVLAQHMSPVIILADILVELDHVLRVVGEKGALDQLQTEWERFAQETPSLDEFHVRLPTFVERLAQLSRTKDPRTCPRVVMAGDFFTRFSSFFMDGVRDLYAERGIILKPVDLSELFLYVAYHPLAETAGTWGIKPGGLALAKACTRMFQPEGKEYLQQWLSYQTLKREEAHYRALFGKTGLLVAGSNAVSSIFERGAEHVSPAIYGELLPTVGKGIEAAREGYDGMLVIGPFNCLPYRISEAILKPLSAEQGLPILTYESDGYAVSPSVLRQVDVHIQQVLEHAARMHVTQA comes from the coding sequence ATGGGAAAGAAAATCTTTCTGCAAGGAGGCGTCGCGCTGAACCGGGCCGTCGGATATGCGTTCGCCCACAGCGTTGGTCGGCAGGTCGTGATCCCGCCCAACCCGGAATTGCTCGGCGCGCTGGGGGTCGGACTCCTGGCCTTGAAGCGGTCCGAGGCGATGCTGAGCCACACCGTCGATCTGCTTACGCTCGGCGCACCGGAGATGGAGCGAGTCGGCCGGTTCACCTGCGGCGCCTGCAAGATGTACTGTAGCATCGACCGGTTCGAGGTCGCTGGACGCCGGTTTCCGTTCGGAGGCCGTTGCAGCCTCTATGAGAATGTCTGGAAGCGCAAGGCCCGGACCACGGCGGCTCAGGATCTAGTTGAAAAGCGGGCCGAGGTGCTCTTTCAAGTCACCCCCGCTCCACCATCCGCCACCCCACAGCACGAACGGATCGAGCGCACCTCTTGGGGCGTGGGACCAGCCTACGAAAGCGCGAAAGCGTTTGTCCGCGAATCTCTGGGTCGTTCAACCGCGCCCCCGATAGCGAGCGGCACGCGCATCGGCATTCCCAGAGCCCTGACGACGCACTCTTTGTTTCCGCTGTACTCTACGTTCTTTTCTCGTATCGGTATGGACGTCGTGCTCTCGGATGTCGACCCGCGGGGGGATCTGAGTTCACATTCTGGGTTTTGTTTTCCCGCGCAGATTGCGCACGGCGCCGTCTTGGACCTGGTGAAGAAAGGTGTCGGTCTGATTTTCATCCCGCATGTCGTGCGTATGCCCCATCCAAATCAGTGTAAAGATTCGTATCTTTGTCCGATCACACAGGCCGGGCCCTATTTTCTGGCCAAGGCATTTCCCGATCGCCGTTTACTCTCGCCCGTGCTCGAGTTCATCGACGGCTACGAAACCTGTTCCGCCCTGGTCGATATGGCGGTTGAGGAACTGGGAGTCCAGCGCGAGGTGGCCGCCAATGCGTGGGAAGCTGCCGTGCAGGCTCAGACGGAGGCCGAACGCACACTCCGTGAGCTTGGGAAACGGGCGCTCGATGCAGCCATCGCCGCGGGCAAGCCTGCCATTCTACTCGCCGGCCACAGCTACAACGCCTTCACCCCGGAGGCGTCACAATCGGTTGGCAAGAAACTCTCCAGCATGGGTGTCACCGTCATCCCAGCTGACTGTCTCATGCCGGGTGGAGAAGGACCTACCTCCTGGCACTTTGCCAACCAAATCTTGAATGCCGTCGGCATCGCAAAACATCATCCCAACTTGTTCCTGCTGAGCGTCAGCAATTTTAGCTGTACGATCGACGCGTTCACCCACTCTATGCTTGCCTCGGAGTTGGGTTCGAAACCCTACCTCGTCCTCGAAATCGATGCGCACACCGCCGATGCCGGAGTCCAAACAAGGTTAGAGGCCTTTTTAGATATCATCCACAATTATCGGGACGTGCAGACCGCCGCTGCCAGACCCTTTGCCCCCTGCCGTCTCGTCCTGGGTGGCCGCATCATCCGATCGAACGGCGAGTCTGTGCCGCTGACGGACCCGCAGGTGAAGGTCTATTTTCCAAACTTCTCTCCCTATCACACGAGAGCCTTTGCCATGGGAACCGGTTGGCTCGGGCTCCACCCCGGCCAAGTCATCCCGTTGGACCGCGCCCAACTCGACAAGGGGCTTCAACATACCTCGGGCCGTGAATGCCTTCCCCTGCCGATCTGCATCGGCCAGCTGCTTCAGATCCACGAACAACGCCAGCCTGGAGAGATCGCGGGCTTCTATATGCTTCAGGGTGGCGCACCCTGCGTCAGCGACGCCTACATGGGATATTTTGAACGATTCCTCGCCGAGCAACGGCTGACCGATTTATTCCTCTTCAACCCGCAGCCGGAGAACGACTTTCTAGGCTTCGATAAACATGTGCTGGCGCAACATATGTCGCCGGTCATTATCCTTGCCGACATTCTCGTGGAGCTCGACCATGTACTCCGCGTCGTCGGAGAAAAGGGCGCGCTTGATCAACTACAGACTGAATGGGAACGGTTCGCTCAGGAAACCCCATCACTCGACGAGTTCCATGTCAGACTGCCGACGTTCGTCGAGCGTCTGGCCCAACTGTCCCGCACGAAAGATCCACGGACCTGCCCGCGCGTTGTCATGGCCGGTGACTTCTTCACCCGCTTCAGTTCGTTTTTCATGGACGGTGTGCGCGACCTCTATGCCGAACGAGGCATCATCCTCAAGCCGGTCGACCTGAGCGAGTTGTTTCTCTATGTCGCGTATCATCCCCTGGCGGAAACGGCCGGTACCTGGGGCATAAAACCAGGCGGGCTGGCCCTGGCCAAGGCCTGCACGAGGATGTTTCAGCCTGAAGGAAAAGAGTATCTCCAACAGTGGTTGAGCTACCAGACCTTGAAGCGTGAGGAAGCACATTACCGCGCGCTCTTTGGCAAGACTGGCCTGCTGGTGGCTGGCTCTAATGCAGTCTCGTCCATTTTTGAAAGGGGAGCAGAGCACGTCTCGCCCGCAATATATGGTGAACTTCTCCCGACCGTAGGCAAGGGAATTGAGGCTGCCCGAGAAGGGTACGACGGCATGCTCGTCATCGGGCCGTTCAACTGCCTCCCCTACCGGATTTCAGAAGCCATTCTCAAACCACTGAGCGCTGAACAAGGCCTGCCCATACTCACCTATGAGAGCGACGGGTACGCCGTCTCGCCCTCAGTGCTCCGACAGGTGGATGTTCACATCCAGCAGGTACTCGAACATGCTGCCCGAATGCATGTGACACAGGCGTGA
- a CDS encoding hypothetical protein (conserved protein of unknown function), with translation MSYVGVNIGALTVKVAALRGDARSATVLAHQGRPLEILTEVLARPEFADAEYFGVSGQLGHISEVAAVQRALREIDGTCDAVVSLGGESFLVYLLMDGRMSNVVSHNKCAAGSGEFFVQQIGRMGLGLDEAITRSFSGKVVPLASRCSVHCKSDITHKLNRNEATPEDILHTLHDSMSNKVIALLEKGARELRRVLLIGGVTRNDAMLQALRAKLPATEFVVLPESPWFEAWGTALLVQDSPSETSPKIAAQPGLGRLPPLHHYGERVRVIAEPPRQVPPEGPLILGVDAGSTTTKAILIDPATQGVVASHYGRTKGNPVSATRECLQALISQVGNRRIGLIGTTGSARELAGAYLGTEHVYNEISAHAAGATHYDPDVDTIFEIGGQDSKYIYLRNGVPIDYAMNNACSAGTGSFLEESAHSDLGITVSDIGDLALAAPSPVHFKATCAAFINSDIRLAQQQGHPRDNIIAGLV, from the coding sequence ATGTCGTACGTCGGGGTGAACATCGGCGCCCTCACGGTAAAAGTGGCCGCTCTTCGGGGGGATGCTCGGAGTGCCACCGTCCTGGCACATCAAGGCCGGCCGCTCGAGATCCTTACCGAGGTGCTGGCCCGTCCGGAATTCGCGGACGCGGAGTATTTCGGCGTGTCCGGTCAACTCGGTCACATTTCCGAAGTGGCCGCAGTACAGCGGGCACTCCGAGAGATCGACGGCACATGTGATGCGGTGGTATCGCTCGGCGGGGAATCATTCCTCGTGTACCTCCTGATGGACGGGAGGATGAGCAATGTCGTGTCCCACAACAAGTGTGCCGCTGGAAGCGGCGAATTTTTTGTACAGCAGATCGGCCGGATGGGACTGGGTCTGGACGAAGCGATCACGCGATCCTTCAGCGGCAAGGTCGTACCGCTGGCGTCACGCTGTTCAGTCCATTGCAAATCGGACATTACCCACAAACTGAACCGCAACGAGGCCACGCCCGAAGATATCCTCCACACGCTGCACGACAGCATGTCCAACAAAGTGATTGCGTTGCTGGAGAAAGGCGCGCGCGAGCTGAGGCGAGTCCTCTTGATCGGCGGTGTCACGCGTAACGACGCGATGCTGCAGGCATTGCGCGCCAAGCTGCCCGCTACAGAGTTCGTGGTGCTGCCCGAAAGCCCCTGGTTCGAAGCCTGGGGGACCGCCCTGCTTGTGCAGGACTCACCCAGCGAGACATCTCCGAAGATTGCCGCACAGCCAGGCCTGGGCCGTCTCCCGCCTCTCCATCACTATGGCGAACGGGTGCGCGTGATCGCAGAACCACCTCGACAGGTCCCTCCCGAAGGACCGTTGATTCTGGGGGTGGATGCGGGGTCGACGACGACCAAGGCCATTTTGATCGACCCCGCGACGCAGGGTGTGGTGGCGTCGCATTACGGACGGACGAAAGGGAATCCAGTCTCGGCAACGCGAGAGTGTCTTCAGGCACTGATCAGTCAGGTGGGCAATCGTCGGATCGGCTTGATCGGCACAACCGGATCGGCGCGTGAACTCGCCGGCGCCTACCTGGGCACCGAACATGTCTATAACGAGATCTCGGCCCATGCGGCAGGCGCAACACATTACGATCCGGACGTGGACACGATTTTTGAGATCGGCGGACAGGACTCCAAATATATCTATTTGCGCAATGGCGTGCCCATCGACTATGCGATGAACAACGCCTGTTCGGCAGGCACGGGATCCTTTCTGGAAGAGAGCGCCCACAGTGACCTCGGCATCACGGTCTCAGACATCGGCGATCTGGCATTGGCCGCTCCGTCACCGGTGCACTTCAAGGCGACCTGCGCGGCCTTCATCAATTCCGACATTCGTCTCGCCCAGCAACAGGGCCATCCGCGCGACAACATCATTGCCGGACTGGTGTAA
- a CDS encoding hypothetical protein (conserved protein of unknown function) gives MNVEPSRRTKKTRSRAPVNTPAKVTVHTATYTGPQVSSCDDPHILIAKRAYELYSERGYRHGNALDDWLDAEREILSQIPPV, from the coding sequence ATGAACGTCGAACCTTCACGCCGAACCAAGAAGACAAGGTCCCGAGCGCCGGTGAATACACCAGCCAAGGTTACGGTCCACACTGCCACATATACGGGTCCACAGGTATCATCCTGTGATGATCCGCATATCTTGATCGCGAAGCGGGCCTATGAGCTTTACAGCGAACGCGGCTATCGGCATGGGAATGCGCTCGATGATTGGCTGGACGCGGAGCGTGAGATTCTTAGTCAGATTCCTCCGGTCTGA